A window of the Juglans microcarpa x Juglans regia isolate MS1-56 chromosome 5D, Jm3101_v1.0, whole genome shotgun sequence genome harbors these coding sequences:
- the LOC121265255 gene encoding pentatricopeptide repeat-containing protein At4g16390, chloroplastic, with amino-acid sequence MAYHLCSSPSSLFHDRQSFGNSLSSSRKPILRSLTFFFKPSPLQPQPKTLFQIRHVSSIQDPIPQETQKASPSEDSNTKYPDGKSGSSSRSYIWVNPRSPKASRLRQHSYDARYASLAKVAESLNSCNPNEEDVAEVLAALGDRILEQDAVIVLNNAMNPDTALLALRYFQQRLKPNREVVLYNVTIKVFRKCRDLVGAEKLFDEMLERGLKPDNVTFSTLITCARMCSLPNKAVEWFEKMPTFGCDPDDVTYSAMIDAYGRAGNVDMALSLYDRARTGKWRIDPVTFSTLIKVYGVSGNFDGCLNVFEEMKALGAKPNLVIYNTLLDAMGRAKRPWQAKTIYKEMISNGFSPSWATYASLLRAYGRARYGEDALSVYKEMKEKGMELNVVLYNTLLAMCADVGYVDEAVKIFEDMKNSGTCKPDSWSFSSLITIHSCSGKVSEAEAMLNEMLEGGFEPNIFVLTSLIQCYGKAQRTDDVVRTFHRLLELGITPDERFCGCLLNVMTQTPKEELNKLTDCVKKANSKLGHVVKLLLEEQDSDGEFKKQASELFDSVSLDVRKAYCNCLIDLSVNLNLLERACELLELGLTLEIYTDIQSRSPTQWSLHLKGLSLGAALTALHVWINDLSKAVKCGEELPPLLGINTGHGKHKYSDKGLATVFETHLKELNAPFHEAPDKVGWFLTTKVAAQSWLESRSSPELVAP; translated from the coding sequence ATGGCTTATCATCTCTGCTCCTCACCCTCCTCTCTCTTCCATGACCGCCAATCTTTCGGCAACTCTCTGTCCTCATCACGAAAACCCATTCTCAGAAGCTTAACGTTTTTTTTCAAGCCGAGTCCTCTCCAACCTCAGCCTAAAACCTTGTTCCAAATAAGACATGTTTCTTCTATACAAGACCCAATCCCACAAGAAACCCAAAAGGCAAGTCCCTCGGAAGACTCAAATACTAAATACCCAGATGGAAAATCTGGGTCCTCATCCAGAAGCTACATCTGGGTCAATCCCAGAAGTCCCAAAGCATCACGGCTTCGGCAACATTCCTACGATGCAAGGTACGCTTCTCTTGCGAAAGTGGCTGAGTCTTTGAATTCATGTAATCCAAATGAGGAAGATGTTGCTGAAGTTCTGGCGGCTTTGGGAGATAGAATTTTGGAACAAGATGCTGTGATTGTTCTTAATAACGCGATGAACCCTGACACCGCATTGCTTGCACTGAGGTACTTTCAGCAGAGGTTGAAACCAAATAGGGAAGTAGTTCTTTATAATGTGACTATTAAGGTGTTTAGAAAGTGTAGGGATTTGGTTGGAGCAGAGAAGctgtttgatgaaatgcttGAGAGAGGGTTAAAACCTGATAATGTCACGTTCTCGACTCTGATTACCTGTGCTAGGATGTGTTCTTTGCCAAATAAGGCTGTGGAGTGGTTTGAGAAGATGCCTACTTTTGGGTGTGATCCCGATGATGTTACCTATTCTGCTATGATAGATGCCTATGGACGGGCTGGTAATGTTGATATGGCTTTGAGTTTGTATGACCGAGCTAGAACTGGAAAGTGGCGCATTGACCCAGTGACATTCTCGACATTGATTAAAGTGTATGGGGTGTCAGGAAATTTTGACGGGTGCTTGAATGTTTTTGAAGAGATGAAGGCTCTTGGTGCAAAGCCTAACCTggttatatataatactttgcTGGATGCTATGGGAAGAGCTAAAAGGCCTTGGCAGGCGAAAACCATTTACAAGGAAATGATCAGCAATGGATTTTCCCCGAGTTGGGCAACATATGCATCTCTCTTACGGGCCTATGGTAGAGCTCGATATGGTGAAGATGCGCTTAGTGTGTACAAGGAGATGAAGGAGAAGGGGATGGAGTTGAATGTAGTTCTCTACAATACACTTTTGGCCATGTGTGCTGATGTTGGCTATGTTGATGAAGCTGTCAAGATTTTTGAAGATATGAAGAATTCTGGGACTTGCAAGCCTGACAGTTGGTCATTTTCCTCCTTGATTACGATACATTCCTGCAGTGGAAAAGTCTCAGAGGCAGAGGCAATGTTGAATGAAATGTTGGAGGGGGGTTTTGAGCCAAATATTTTTGTCTTGACATCACTAATTCAATGCTATGGGAAAGCCCAACGTACCGATGATGTTGTTAGGACATTCCATCGGCTCTTGGAGTTGGGAATTACTCCAGATGAACGCTTCTGTGGTTGTCTTCTGAATGTGATGACCCAAACACCTAAGGAAGAACTTAATAAGCTTACTGATTGTGTCAAGAAGGCTAATTCAAAGCTCGGCCATGTGGTAAAGCTCTTGTTAGAGGAGCAAGATAGTGATGGAGAGTTTAAAAAGCAAGCTTCAGAACTCTTCGATTCGGTTAGTCTGGATGTAAGGAAGGCTTACTGCAATTGCTTAATTGATCTCAGTGTAAACCTAAATCTGTTGGAGAGAGCATGTGAGCTACTAGAGCTGGGGCTTACACTTGAGATATACACAGATATACAGTCCAGGTCCCCAACCCAGTGGTCTCTACATCTAAAGGGTCTCTCTCTTGGGGCAGCTCTCACTGCATTACATGTTTGGATAAATGATTTGTCCAAGGCCGTGAAATGTGGGGAGGAGCTTCCTCCATTGCTTGGAATCAATACTGGACATGGGAAACACAAGTACTCAGATAAGGGTTTAGCGACTGTGTTTGAGACACATTTGAAGGAACTCAATGCTCCGTTCCATGAGGCTCCTGATAAGGTTGGCTGGTTTTTGACTACAAAGGTCGCAGCCCAGTCATGGTTGGAGTCTAGAAGTTCGCCTGAATTAGTTGCTCCATAG